In the Arthrobacter zhaoxinii genome, one interval contains:
- a CDS encoding NAD-dependent protein deacetylase yields MSEQPEPKDSRPGLGLTGFARGRALDSVPAPTEEELRLLGRAAGYLGGQRLALLTGAGLSTDSGIPDYRGPDAPPRNPLTYQQFVSDADLRRRYWARNHIGWHHLRHAVPNPGHAAAAELERRGLLSGLITQNVDRLHTDAGSVSVIDLHGRYDRVVCLNCRSGFSRSEVAELLQELNPGYLDRVRLDGGIAPDADADIADTDDFLVADCPVCGGMLKPDFVYFGENVPKDRVARAYAVVDDAGALLVAGSSLTVMSGLRFVRYAVKAGKPVVIINRGTTRGDPLATLKIDMGVSTALTWLAENLPDLPAGTPGSTD; encoded by the coding sequence GTGAGCGAACAGCCAGAACCAAAGGACTCCCGCCCGGGCCTCGGCCTTACGGGCTTCGCCAGGGGCCGGGCGCTCGACTCCGTTCCGGCGCCCACGGAGGAGGAACTGCGGCTGCTCGGGCGCGCCGCCGGTTATCTGGGCGGACAGCGGCTGGCGCTGCTGACCGGGGCAGGGTTGAGTACCGACTCCGGCATTCCCGATTACCGGGGCCCCGACGCGCCGCCGCGCAACCCGCTGACCTATCAGCAGTTCGTCTCGGATGCGGACCTCCGGCGGCGGTACTGGGCGCGCAACCACATCGGCTGGCACCATCTGCGCCATGCCGTGCCCAACCCCGGCCACGCGGCGGCGGCGGAACTGGAACGGCGGGGACTGCTGTCCGGCCTGATCACCCAGAACGTGGACCGGCTGCACACGGACGCCGGCAGTGTCAGTGTCATCGACCTGCACGGGCGCTACGACCGCGTGGTGTGCCTGAACTGCCGCTCCGGGTTCTCCCGCTCCGAGGTTGCCGAGCTGCTGCAGGAGCTGAACCCCGGCTACCTCGACCGGGTACGTCTGGACGGCGGAATCGCCCCGGACGCCGACGCGGACATCGCCGATACCGATGACTTCTTGGTGGCCGACTGCCCGGTCTGCGGCGGGATGCTCAAACCCGACTTCGTGTACTTCGGGGAAAACGTCCCGAAGGACAGGGTGGCCCGCGCCTATGCGGTGGTGGACGACGCCGGTGCCCTCCTGGTGGCGGGCTCCTCCCTGACGGTGATGAGCGGCCTCCGCTTTGTCCGGTACGCCGTAAAGGCCGGCAAGCCGGTGGTCATCATCAACCGGGGCACCACCCGCGGGGATCCGCTGGCTACCCTGAAGATCGACATGGGCGTCAGCACCGCCCTGACCTGGCTGGCGGAAAACCTCCCTGACCTGCCGGCAGGGACCCCCGGAAGCACCGATTAG
- a CDS encoding peroxiredoxin, whose protein sequence is MTAHLPTAGAAVPDFCLPNQFGEAVRLEGLRGSGVVLVFFPFAFSQVCRGELAELEAERALFDDAGVRLLAVSCDSKYTLRAWGEQEGFGFDLLSDFWPHGATARAFGAFDERLGLAQRASFVIDGQGMLRACIRSEPGAARPLEQYRAALEEL, encoded by the coding sequence GTGACTGCGCACCTGCCCACGGCAGGTGCTGCTGTTCCGGATTTCTGCCTCCCCAACCAGTTTGGCGAGGCTGTTCGGCTGGAAGGCCTGCGGGGCTCCGGCGTCGTGCTGGTCTTTTTTCCTTTTGCGTTCTCCCAGGTGTGCCGCGGTGAACTAGCCGAGCTGGAGGCCGAACGGGCGCTGTTTGACGACGCCGGCGTGCGCCTTCTGGCGGTGTCCTGTGATTCGAAATACACGCTGCGGGCGTGGGGGGAGCAGGAAGGCTTCGGTTTCGACCTGCTGTCCGATTTCTGGCCCCACGGAGCCACGGCCAGGGCGTTCGGGGCCTTTGACGAGCGTTTAGGCCTGGCGCAGCGTGCCAGCTTCGTCATTGACGGGCAGGGAATGCTCCGTGCCTGTATCCGCTCCGAGCCCGGCGCCGCCCGCCCGCTCGAGCAGTACCGCGCTGCTTTGGAGGAACTGTGA
- a CDS encoding DUF3052 domain-containing protein: protein MSEAEAVTEENVASRLGFKDGDLVQEYGYDEDVDFDFREDLEDLIGGELLTEDDHDVVDGVILWWRADDGDLVDALVDSLTTLDDGGVVWVLTPKSGRDGYVPPADIEEAAPTAGLHVTTSPGVTEDWAATRLVSRRKK, encoded by the coding sequence GTGAGCGAGGCCGAGGCCGTCACTGAGGAAAACGTGGCGAGCAGATTGGGTTTCAAGGACGGTGACCTGGTCCAGGAGTACGGCTACGACGAGGATGTGGACTTCGACTTCCGCGAGGACCTCGAGGACCTCATCGGCGGCGAGCTGCTGACCGAAGACGACCACGATGTAGTGGACGGCGTCATCCTCTGGTGGCGTGCCGACGACGGCGACCTCGTGGATGCGCTGGTCGATTCGCTGACCACGCTCGACGACGGCGGCGTGGTCTGGGTCCTGACCCCGAAGTCCGGACGGGACGGCTACGTTCCCCCCGCCGACATCGAGGAAGCGGCCCCCACTGCGGGACTGCACGTCACGACGTCTCCGGGAGTCACCGAGGACTGGGCCGCTACGCGCCTGGTGAGCCGACGCAAGAAGTGA
- the aceE gene encoding pyruvate dehydrogenase (acetyl-transferring), homodimeric type, whose amino-acid sequence MAVAAEDTTDILSGLTNQLPDRDPEETAEWIESLDELIRSQGTERAQYIMRSLLQRAGSQSVGVPMVTTTDYVNTIPVDQEPEFPGDEEIERRYRAWLRWNAAIMVHRAQRPGIGVGGHISTYAGAATLYEVGMNHFFRGKDHPGGGDQIYFQGHASPGMYARAFLEGRLSEEDMDGFRQEKSREGHALSSYPHPRSMPDFWEFPTVSMGIGPMNAIYQAQSNRYLQNRGIKDTSEQHVWAFLGDGEMDEPESRGLLQLAANDKLDNLTFVINCNLQRLDGPVRGNGKIMQELEAFFRGAGWNVIKVVWGREWDDLLQRDKDGSLVDIMNATPDGDYQTYKAESGGFVREHFFGKSPETKELVANLTDEEIWNLKRGGHDYRKVYAAYKAAMEFKGAPTVILAHTVKGYGLGTHFEGRNATHQMKKLTLDDLKAFRDHLRIPISDEQLEADPYQPPYYNPGADAPEIKYMLERRRELGGNVPERRVQHEPVHLPDEKAYEVANRGSGKQLAATTMAFVRLLKDLMRDKEFGKRIVPIIPDEARTFGMDSFFPTAKIYNPKGQNYLSVDRDLVLAYKESPQGQIVHVGINEAGSIAAFTAAGTSYATHGEPLIPVYVFYSMFGFQRTADYIWAATDQMARGFLISATAGRTTLTGEGLQHADGHSPILASTNPAVKTYDPAYGYEIGHIIRHGLEEMYGPDSQDPNVIYNLMVYNEPIQQPKAPEDLDVEGIIKGIYLLAPAKIDGPRTQLLASGVAVPWALEAQKLLAEDWGVSADVWSVTSWNELRRDGLAAEEEAFLNPGSEPRVPFVTQQLAGATGPIVASTDYMKAVPDQIRQFLPNEFATLGADDFGFADTRAAARRYFKIDSHSMVVRALEMLARRGEVDANAPKEAMEKYHLLDVNAGTSGNAGGDA is encoded by the coding sequence TTGGCCGTGGCCGCAGAAGACACAACGGACATCCTGAGCGGGTTAACAAACCAGCTACCGGACCGTGATCCTGAGGAAACCGCAGAATGGATCGAATCACTTGATGAACTGATCCGTTCGCAGGGCACTGAACGCGCACAGTACATTATGCGTTCGCTGCTCCAGCGTGCCGGTTCCCAGAGCGTGGGCGTGCCGATGGTAACCACCACCGACTACGTCAACACCATCCCGGTTGATCAGGAACCTGAATTCCCCGGCGACGAGGAAATCGAACGGCGATACCGCGCCTGGCTGCGGTGGAATGCCGCCATCATGGTGCACCGGGCCCAGCGCCCGGGAATCGGCGTCGGCGGACACATTTCCACGTACGCCGGAGCGGCAACCCTGTACGAAGTGGGCATGAACCACTTCTTCCGGGGCAAGGACCATCCGGGCGGCGGAGACCAGATTTATTTCCAGGGTCACGCTTCCCCCGGCATGTATGCCCGCGCCTTCCTTGAAGGCCGCCTGTCCGAAGAGGACATGGACGGCTTCCGCCAGGAGAAGTCCCGTGAGGGACACGCCCTGTCCTCCTACCCGCATCCGCGCAGCATGCCGGACTTCTGGGAGTTCCCGACGGTTTCCATGGGCATCGGCCCCATGAATGCCATCTACCAGGCGCAGTCCAACCGCTACCTGCAGAACCGCGGCATCAAGGACACCTCCGAACAGCACGTGTGGGCGTTCCTCGGCGACGGCGAAATGGACGAGCCGGAATCGCGCGGCCTGCTCCAGCTTGCCGCCAACGACAAGCTCGACAACCTGACCTTCGTCATCAACTGCAACCTGCAGCGCCTCGACGGTCCGGTCCGCGGCAACGGCAAGATCATGCAGGAACTGGAAGCCTTCTTCCGCGGAGCCGGCTGGAACGTCATCAAGGTTGTCTGGGGCCGCGAGTGGGATGACCTGCTTCAGCGCGACAAGGACGGCTCGCTGGTGGACATCATGAATGCCACCCCCGACGGCGACTACCAGACCTACAAGGCCGAGTCCGGCGGATTCGTGCGCGAGCACTTCTTCGGCAAGAGCCCGGAGACCAAGGAACTGGTTGCCAACCTGACCGACGAGGAAATCTGGAACCTCAAGCGCGGCGGCCACGACTACCGCAAGGTCTACGCCGCGTACAAGGCCGCCATGGAATTCAAGGGCGCCCCGACGGTCATCCTGGCCCACACGGTTAAGGGCTACGGCCTGGGCACGCACTTCGAGGGCCGCAACGCGACCCACCAGATGAAGAAGCTCACCCTCGACGATCTGAAGGCCTTCCGCGACCACCTGCGGATCCCGATCAGCGACGAGCAGCTCGAAGCCGATCCGTACCAGCCTCCGTACTACAACCCGGGAGCGGATGCCCCCGAGATCAAGTACATGCTGGAACGCCGCCGCGAGCTGGGCGGCAACGTCCCCGAGCGCCGGGTTCAGCACGAGCCGGTCCACCTTCCGGATGAGAAGGCCTACGAAGTAGCCAACCGCGGCTCCGGCAAGCAGCTGGCAGCCACCACCATGGCCTTCGTCCGCCTGCTCAAGGACCTGATGCGGGACAAGGAATTCGGCAAGCGCATTGTGCCGATCATTCCCGATGAGGCCCGAACCTTCGGCATGGACTCGTTCTTCCCCACGGCCAAGATCTACAACCCCAAGGGCCAGAACTACCTGTCCGTGGACCGGGACCTCGTCCTGGCCTACAAGGAGTCCCCGCAGGGCCAGATTGTGCACGTGGGTATCAACGAGGCAGGCTCGATCGCGGCATTCACCGCGGCAGGCACCTCCTACGCCACCCACGGCGAGCCGCTGATTCCGGTCTACGTGTTCTACTCGATGTTCGGCTTCCAGCGCACCGCCGACTACATCTGGGCGGCCACCGACCAGATGGCACGCGGATTCCTGATCTCGGCCACCGCCGGCCGCACCACCCTGACCGGTGAAGGCCTGCAGCACGCCGACGGCCACTCGCCGATCCTGGCCTCCACCAACCCCGCGGTGAAGACCTACGATCCGGCGTACGGCTACGAGATCGGACACATCATCCGGCACGGCCTCGAGGAGATGTACGGTCCGGATTCACAGGATCCGAACGTCATCTACAACCTCATGGTCTACAACGAGCCGATCCAGCAGCCCAAGGCCCCCGAGGACCTGGACGTGGAAGGCATCATCAAGGGCATCTACCTGCTGGCCCCGGCGAAAATCGACGGACCCCGCACCCAGCTGCTGGCCTCCGGCGTTGCCGTGCCGTGGGCACTGGAAGCCCAGAAGCTCCTGGCTGAGGACTGGGGTGTTTCGGCCGATGTCTGGTCCGTAACCTCCTGGAACGAACTCCGCCGCGACGGCCTTGCCGCCGAGGAGGAAGCCTTCCTGAATCCCGGCTCCGAGCCGCGGGTGCCGTTCGTGACCCAGCAGCTGGCCGGGGCAACCGGACCGATCGTTGCGTCCACGGACTACATGAAGGCCGTCCCGGACCAGATCCGCCAGTTCCTGCCGAACGAATTCGCCACCCTCGGTGCCGATGACTTCGGTTTCGCGGACACCCGTGCAGCTGCACGCCGGTACTTCAAGATCGACAGCCACTCGATGGTGGTGCGCGCACTCGAGATGCTCGCCCGCCGCGGTGAAGTCGACGCCAATGCCCCCAAGGAGGCAATGGAGAAGTACCACCTGCTGGACGTCAACGCCGGTACCAGCGGAAACGCCGGGGGCGACGCTTAA
- a CDS encoding PucR family transcriptional regulator: protein MPVRPPQSAASAPPEADQPTVERLKANIGRLSTATLQQLDISLPWYRGLRPDERSALGMVAQKGIASFVNWYQRPASPAWVLSDVFGTAPTELTRSISLQKALQLIRVVVQVVEDRVPELAGSEVQSKLREAVLRYSREVAFAAADVYARAAETRGAWDTRLEALVVDAILRGESSDALRSRIAAVGWSSTAPVTVMVGGSPAEANATFVNELRRATGRLAEDTLVGIQGERLILVLGGLEDKAFSYTRLSELFGPGPVVYGPPAPSLVDAGPSAQAAFAGLTAARAWPAAPRPVAADDLWPERVMSGDDTARKALVESIYTPLLGASNGLAETLSAYLSLGHSLEATARELFVHANTVRYRLRRVCDVTGWDPMLPREAFVLQTALVVGRLAPAGKAVPEKPAARL, encoded by the coding sequence ATGCCAGTGCGTCCCCCTCAGTCCGCTGCCTCGGCACCCCCGGAAGCAGACCAGCCCACCGTCGAGCGCCTGAAAGCGAATATCGGCAGGCTTTCGACTGCCACCCTGCAGCAGCTGGACATCTCCCTGCCCTGGTACCGGGGCCTCCGCCCGGACGAGCGCTCCGCGCTGGGAATGGTCGCCCAGAAGGGCATCGCGTCCTTCGTGAACTGGTACCAGCGACCCGCCTCCCCCGCCTGGGTCCTCAGCGACGTCTTCGGCACCGCACCGACCGAGCTCACCCGCTCGATCAGCCTCCAGAAAGCACTGCAGCTGATCCGCGTGGTGGTCCAGGTCGTGGAGGACCGGGTGCCCGAACTGGCCGGCAGCGAGGTGCAGTCCAAGCTGCGCGAAGCGGTGCTGCGCTACTCGCGGGAAGTGGCCTTCGCCGCGGCGGATGTCTACGCCCGTGCGGCCGAAACCCGCGGAGCCTGGGACACCCGGCTCGAGGCACTTGTCGTGGATGCCATCCTGCGCGGCGAGAGTTCCGACGCACTGCGCTCCCGGATTGCCGCCGTCGGCTGGAGCTCGACAGCACCGGTGACCGTTATGGTCGGCGGCTCGCCGGCCGAAGCCAATGCCACCTTCGTGAACGAACTCCGCCGGGCCACGGGCCGGCTGGCCGAAGACACCCTCGTCGGAATCCAGGGCGAACGGCTGATCCTGGTCCTGGGCGGCCTGGAAGACAAGGCCTTCTCCTATACCCGCCTGTCCGAACTCTTCGGTCCGGGACCGGTGGTGTACGGCCCGCCCGCCCCGTCGCTCGTCGACGCCGGACCGTCCGCCCAGGCGGCGTTCGCCGGACTGACCGCCGCCCGCGCCTGGCCTGCCGCGCCCCGTCCGGTCGCGGCCGACGACCTGTGGCCCGAACGGGTGATGTCCGGCGACGACACTGCGCGCAAGGCCCTTGTTGAGAGCATCTACACGCCCCTGCTGGGCGCCTCCAACGGCCTGGCCGAGACCCTGAGCGCGTATCTGTCGCTCGGCCACTCCCTGGAGGCCACGGCACGTGAACTCTTTGTCCACGCCAACACGGTCCGCTACCGGCTGCGGCGCGTCTGCGACGTGACCGGCTGGGATCCGATGCTGCCGCGGGAAGCCTTCGTACTGCAGACCGCGCTCGTGGTCGGACGCCTGGCTCCGGCCGGAAAAGCGGTCCCGGAGAAGCCTGCGGCCCGCCTCTGA